A region from the Mycolicibacterium phlei genome encodes:
- the yvcK gene encoding uridine diphosphate-N-acetylglucosamine-binding protein YvcK, which yields MSPRIVALGGGHGLYATLSAARRLTPHVTAIVTVADDGGSSGRIRSELDVVPPGDLRMALAALASDSPHGRLWATIIQHRFGGTGALAGHPIGNLMLAGLTEVLADPVAALDELGRILGVKGRVLPMCPMGLGIEADVAGLESDPRMSRVIRGQVAIATTPGKVRRVRLIPGDPPATRQAVDAIMAADLVVLGPGSWFTSVIPHVLVPELAAALKSTPARRALVLNLVAEPGETAGFSAERHIHVLAQHAPDFTVHDIIVDASRVPSERERDQLRRTANTLAARVEFADVSRPGTPLHDPARLAAALEGVRLRGAAHPAPTVPTSTVTGPRGDDPWR from the coding sequence ATCAGTCCCCGCATCGTCGCCCTGGGCGGTGGCCACGGGCTCTACGCCACGCTGTCGGCGGCGCGCCGGCTCACACCGCACGTGACCGCGATCGTCACCGTCGCCGACGACGGCGGCTCGTCGGGCCGCATCCGCAGCGAACTCGACGTGGTGCCGCCCGGCGATCTGCGAATGGCGTTGGCGGCGTTGGCATCCGACAGTCCACACGGCCGGTTGTGGGCGACGATCATCCAGCACCGGTTCGGCGGCACGGGCGCGCTGGCCGGCCATCCGATCGGCAACCTGATGCTGGCCGGGCTCACCGAGGTGCTGGCCGACCCGGTCGCCGCCCTCGACGAGCTGGGCCGCATCCTCGGCGTGAAGGGCCGGGTGCTGCCGATGTGCCCGATGGGTCTGGGTATCGAGGCCGACGTCGCGGGTCTGGAGTCCGATCCGCGGATGAGCCGGGTGATCCGCGGACAGGTGGCCATCGCGACCACCCCCGGCAAGGTGCGCCGGGTGCGGCTGATCCCCGGCGACCCGCCCGCCACCCGCCAGGCTGTCGACGCGATCATGGCCGCAGATCTGGTGGTGCTGGGGCCCGGATCGTGGTTCACCTCCGTGATCCCGCACGTGCTGGTGCCGGAACTGGCGGCGGCGTTGAAATCGACGCCCGCGCGGCGCGCGCTGGTGCTCAACCTGGTCGCCGAACCGGGGGAGACGGCGGGCTTCTCCGCCGAGCGTCACATCCACGTGTTAGCCCAGCATGCACCGGACTTCACGGTGCATGACATCATCGTCGACGCGAGCCGGGTGCCGAGCGAGCGCGAGCGCGACCAACTGCGTCGCACCGCGAACACCCTCGCCGCTCGCGTGGAGTTTGCCGACGTGTCCAGACCTGGTACACCTTTACATGACCCGGCGCGATTGGCCGCGGCGCTGGAAGGTGTGCGGCTGCGCGGCGCGGCCCACCCGGCGCCCACAGTGCCCACATCGACAGTGACTGGACCGAGAGGTGACGATCCGTGGCGATGA